TCCAAAATTTTGAAGTGAGGAAAGGGCCCGCAGAAAAAACCAAGCGAGGTTAGTAAGGGGTTAACACTTAACCATGGTTAGAAAGCAACCTGAATCAATTCCATTTCTAattctctctcctcttctcttctctcctctCTGACTCTGCATTTGGTCGTGTTGACGAGTGATGATCACTATTTACTCCTCAATTTTCTTCTCCAACTATTTCGCTTCCTTCTTCCTTTGTTTCTCTCCCAATATTTTGGTTTCCTCTTCTTCTGAGCTCTCACACACTCAAGAACTCTCAAATTAGAACTCTTCCTTTGGACTAAGAAATTTTTGTTCTTTACACCaaattttgttactttttttatACCCAGTTGAGGATTTTTACGCGCACCTTACTGGGTGCTCTCTGCTCTGAAGCTTCACTTGTTATTGGAGTTTTCAGAACCGGACGCTGATTAGTGTTTAATATACtagtataatatataataataatgataataagatcgaatctttttaaattgttgacATGGTCCTTACTTTATTTGACAAGTTTTGTGGATGATATAGCCATTAAAAGAATTTGTTTGACTGATCCTCTTctctattattaattttttattatatatatagcttTTGTTTCCTGATAAGGACTGTGCCCATTAAAAAGAAAGATTATATTTGGGGCAAAAAATTATCACTGTTGTTTCTATTtatcttttcatatttttatagtCATAATTAGCGTAGGTTGTTTCTCACAGTGTAGTAGTGGGGCTTGCGTCAAgctttcatgtattattatttggGTTGTCGAAGGTGGTTCCCAGTTATCATAGTATAGTATTATGTCGGAAGCCACAAtcacaatattattattagtgtcTCAGTTCCTTGGTTCTTAAAACTTAAcagtccccccttttttttacatcaCAATCCTTCAATTCATGATGCCTTTGCATGAGTTGTACCGCAAGGCCAAGGAGAAGCTTGATTGTTCTAAAGAGATCAATAGCACAAGTGCAACTGATCATTCAACCGCGTAAGTTCAATTAAGTTATGTTCATGTCTGAATTGCACTTGATTAGATGTTTGTTGTTCACCCTTTTGGTTTGTATTTGTGTTTTGTTGAATTGAATGCAGACCAGAGAGTGATTTCTATGAACTTGTTTGGGAAAATGGTCAGATTTCAATGCAGGGTCAGTCAAGTAGTAGAGGTAGAAAGAGTCCAACTTGTAAGAGTTTAACATCTCATTGTCCCAAGGGTCTTCAACATAGGGATGTAGTGGGATATGGTAATGGTACCAATAATGTTAATATGATGAGGATGGGGAAGTTTGGGGATTCAGAAAGTGGACTGAATGAGATTAGAATGCCGGCTCCATCTGCTGAAGACGAAGACGTGATACATTGGTTGAATTATGGAATGGATGAATCTTTGCCACATGACTATGGTTCTGATTTCATACATGAACTCTCTGGGGTCACCATGCATGAAATCCCTCCCTTAAATAACCTCTCTTTGTTGGACAAAAGAAGCAATTCCAATCAGTTACTTAGGGACTCTCACAAGAACTATGCACGCCATGCTTTTGGTTCAGAACAAGGGATCCTTAACAAGGACTTTTCGGTTATGGCTAAAGGAGAGATTGAGATCCCTAGACCCAAACCTAGTACAAGTCAATTTTGCCAACCATCATCATATCAATGTCAAGGATCATTTGCATCTGTTAGGTCCAAAGCATCAGAGATAACAGAGAATAATGGTAGTAACCCTACTCATCAAGTACCTTGTGGGGAACTGGCTCAGATTTTCCCATCTGCTTCAAGTGGTTTTTCTGGGTTAAAGTTGGATAAGCAAGATCAGGTTATGTGCAGCAGTAGTTCCACTATAATGAACTTCTCCCATTTCGCTAGACCTGCTGCTATTGTGAAGGCTAATCTTCAGAACATTGGGTTGTCTTCATCAAGATCAGATggtattgaaaacaaaaataacgaTGCTTCTGCGACCGCAAGCAATCCTCCTGAATTAACAAAAGCTGGTTTTAGTGGCGAACATCCGAAACAATCCGCTGTGCACGAGCTGAAGATTGTGGAGCCTTCTAAGGCTGATTTGAAGCAATTGGAGCCCTCTAAGGCTGATTTGAAGCAATTGGAGCCAAAATCTCTTGAAGTGAATGCTACTGTTTTGAGGCAATCTGATCCTGCTCGAAAAGAAGATGTGTCAAAGATTTATCAAAGTTCCAATCTACTTCTTTGTGAAAGTACCAATAAAGGAGAGGAAGCTGTTGTAAAAAATATGGAGCCTGCAGTAGCCTCTTCATCCATTTGCTCTGGCAATGGCGCAGAGAGAATTTCGGGCAACCCAAACCAAAGTTTGAAGCGAAAAAGACAAGAAACAGAGGACTCTGAGTGCCACAGTGAAGTTAATGTTCTAGAATTGCACTTCCATACATGTTTACTTATTATCTTACCTATGTTGACAGTTACTCTCTAttaaccaaaaattaaatttcttttaCTTATAGGATGTTGAGGAAGAATCAGTGGGTGTTAAAAAGGCAGGTCCAACACGAGGTGTTAAGAGAAGTCGTTCAGCTGAAGTGCATAATCTATCTGAAAGGGTGAGTGAAGGCCATATGCCAATTGTGTACTGTTGCAAATAAACAACAAATTTTCCATCTGTAGCATATGTTTTGTTGCTTGTGATCTGTATGATTATCATTGTGATCTTTTACTTATACAGAGGCGAAGAGACAGGATCAATGAGAAGATGCGTGCATTGCAAGATCTCATACCAAACTGCAATAAggtttaatctttcattttcacttttgtTATGCGGACCAGAGAATTTTCATAAGCATAATAGAATATTTATTATCACTAAGAATTTTAACTTAAAGCAAAAATATTATAGAATGACAGCAATAGATGTCAATATTTGAGCTTCACTTTTGTTTGGAAGGTTCAGTTCTCAAATTGAATATCAAGCATGCCCTCTCactaaaatacataaaaaagaagaagctaaagtTCAATACCTTGAACATAAACTAATCGCAGTGATCAATGGCTTTTGCTTACCACCAaagctttttaatttttcatagaTGCTATCATGTGGTTACCAATATGTAAAATCTCTTCTAGTTTCCTTATAAATGGTTTAGCTGACTTTTTTTGTATCAGGTGGACAAAGCTTCAATGCTGGACGAGGCAATCGAGTATCTCAAAACACTTCAACTCCAAGTTCAAGTACTCTTTCTCTCCCCTTCAACTCCAGCTTTTCAGATTATACATGATTTAGTGATAGCATAAGATTGATTCAGATCTTTTTTATGCAGATTATGTCAATGGGAGCTGGTTTGTATATGCCTCCGAATGGGTATGCCTGACATGAATGGTGGACCTTCTAGATTCCCAATGATTCAGGTGCCCCAAATGCACAGAACTCATCCTCCGGCCGCACCTATGCCCGGACCCTCTGCATTACATGGGATGGGAAGATCAAATCCTCCAGTGTTTGGCCTGCCTAGCCAGGGACTTCCAATTCCAACTATGCCGCGTGCTCCAATGTTTTCTTATCCAGGAGAGCCTGTTGCAAACTCACCAGCCTTACAACCAAATGCTTGTGGAACAGCAGGACTTACGGAAACTGAGAATCCAGCTTCAGCATCTAACCAAAAGGATCCAATGCCAATTATGCAGAACACCAATGGTTGTAACTCGACGAGTCAGACTACAAAACAGGTGTCTTTACTGAAAGATTTCTTGTGGTCTTATACACATATTTCTTGGAAAGTGATTTTCCTGAATATTGTTTGTTGTCTGTCATACAATTATTGATGTTTGTAATTGTTTTTGCTTGGTAGTGTGAAGCAGCAGCAGCTGGCAGGATTGAACCCTCTGCCTCTCAGGCTAACGACGGCAGAGCTGTGGATGCCACGAGAAAAGATAACCTTGTGACTGATAAATTCGACTAGTAAGCGTGAGTGATGACTATAAATATGTCCCTTCATGTTGAATTTTTACTTAGAATTTTTACTATAAGCATCTCTGCAAGTTCTAATGCAGAGCGCACAGAACAGAGGATTGAGGTTGAGCCATCACAATAACACCTTTGGGAAGCACAGATATTTCAGTCTCTTTGAACAAACCATATTACATGTTACATGTACATCCTCTTGTGGCCTAAACATATTCAACTATCTTTCTAATGTTCCACTCAGatatcttattattattctttggCTTTAATGAAATAATATCTACATGTTTTTTGGTAAGAGACCATGGCAAATATGTTAACCCCACTTCCCAGTTCTCACTAGTTATAGAAACAGGAGAAAAGTGGCAGCATcataatctctctctctctctctctcatattaAGACATGGACTATGTCATGTCAAGACCCAAATAATATATGGGCTTGGAAATCCTTCATTAACAAAGCCAAGCCCATCCTTGAAATCTATTGTTGATTGGAAAATTTACCATATATTATGTCCACTTATATATGAACTATGAAGTAAGATGGATATATGAAGAGCATGGAAACGGTAGTATAGATATTCTTGACTTGGAATCAATAATCATAAAAGATGACAACGAAAACAATCAATTAGATTATGAGATTATGTGTAGAAAGGTCATAGTCATGGATGATCAAGGGACATAAAGTAGTAGCTGGCTAAAAATATGTATCGAGTTTGTATTATAAAGTAACTATATGAGTGC
This portion of the Arachis duranensis cultivar V14167 chromosome 6, aradu.V14167.gnm2.J7QH, whole genome shotgun sequence genome encodes:
- the LOC107492248 gene encoding LOW QUALITY PROTEIN: transcription factor PIF3 (The sequence of the model RefSeq protein was modified relative to this genomic sequence to represent the inferred CDS: inserted 2 bases in 1 codon) gives rise to the protein MMPLHELYRKAKEKLDCSKEINSTSATDHSTAPESDFYELVWENGQISMQGQSSSRGRKSPTCKSLTSHCPKGLQHRDVVGYGNGTNNVNMMRMGKFGDSESGLNEIRMPAPSAEDEDVIHWLNYGMDESLPHDYGSDFIHELSGVTMHEIPPLNNLSLLDKRSNSNQLLRDSHKNYARHAFGSEQGILNKDFSVMAKGEIEIPRPKPSTSQFCQPSSYQCQGSFASVRSKASEITENNGSNPTHQVPCGELAQIFPSASSGFSGLKLDKQDQVMCSSSSTIMNFSHFARPAAIVKANLQNIGLSSSRSDGIENKNNDASATASNPPELTKAGFSGEHPKQSAVHELKIVEPSKADLKQLEPSKADLKQLEPKSLEVNATVLRQSDPARKEDVSKIYQSSNLLLCESTNKGEEAVVKNMEPAVASSSICSGNGAERISGNPNQSLKRKRQETEDSECHSEDVEEESVGVKKAGPTRGVKRSRSAEVHNLSERRRRDRINEKMRALQDLIPNCNKVDKASMLDEAIEYLKTLQLQVQIMSMGAGLYMPPXMGMPDMNGGPSRFPMIQVPQMHRTHPPAAPMPGPSALHGMGRSNPPVFGLPSQGLPIPTMPRAPMFSYPGEPVANSPALQPNACGTAGLTETENPASASNQKDPMPIMQNTNGCNSTSQTTKQCEAAAAGRIEPSASQANDGRAVDATRKDNLVTDKFD